In Capsicum annuum cultivar UCD-10X-F1 chromosome 7, UCD10Xv1.1, whole genome shotgun sequence, one genomic interval encodes:
- the LOC107877516 gene encoding ribonuclease S-7, which yields MKKLSFLLLPILLLVIISHVHSQLPSRAPVNWYVLQWPPTYCIQLNNENPPGRCIEPILEHNFTLHGLWPADANGYTISCTDSVTVNWNQLIPPIESELNKFWPNLREGLPKWSLWKNEYNKHGVCGGLAAKEYFDAAISINKKITLGNLFNYLKTSGIIACDSLAFTKDQIITAVQKVFSSPLHVYLRCPSTGKNATHGYLNEVVLCTDLVKGQYNFISCPQPATPQTCDKFQWLMLPHPQPQSTKAAQRFEEEIDETSPELEQSWAKYAFSI from the exons ATGAAGAAACTTTCCTTCCTTCTTCTTCCCATTTTGCTACTTGTAATAATTTCTCATGTTCACTCCCAGCTACCTTCTCGAGCACCAGTCAACTGGTATGTGCTTCAATGGCCACCAACTTACTGTATCCAACTGAATAATGAAAACCCGCCAGGCAGGTGCATAGAACCAATTCTTGAACATAATTTCACACTCCATGGCCTTTGGCCAGCAGATGCAAATGGATACACAATTAGTTGTACGGATTCAGTAACTGTAAATTGGAACCAGCTG ATTCCACCAATCGAAAGTGAACTTAATAAATTCTGGCCAAATCTTAGAGAAGGCCTACCCAAATGGAGCTTATGGAAGAATGAGTATAACAAACATGGAGTATGTGGGGGTTTAGCAGCAAAAGAGTACTTTGATGCAGCTATAAGTATCAATAAGAAGATTACATTGGGAAACTTGTTCAATTACTTGAAAACAAGTGGTATTATTGCGTGTGATAGCTTGGCTTTTACTAAAGATCAAATTATTACCGCTGTCCAGAAGGTGTTTTCGTCTCCGCTTCATGTTTACCTCAGGTGTCCTTCAACTGGCAAAAACGCCACTCATGGTTACTTGAATGAGGTTGTCCTGTGCACTGATTTGGTTAAGGGCCAATATAATTTCATTTCATGCCCTCAACCAGCTACTCCACAAACTTGTGACAAATTTCAGTGGCTAATGCTCCCTCATCCACAACCTCAAAG CACAAAAGCAGCACAAAgatttgaggaagaaatagatgagacatctccTGAGCTTGAACAATCATGGGCTAAATATGCATTTAGCATCtag